The sequence below is a genomic window from Uranotaenia lowii strain MFRU-FL chromosome 2, ASM2978415v1, whole genome shotgun sequence.
atagtgaagaACCTTGTATatttataacacaaattttctttcGAATCCATAAATGCCGTTATTcttacctttagcatgcaaaaaattttattttggcaGAAAggcagtgaatccgtgcacccatggtaaattgctctacttatagaaaaaaatatactctagaacagtggttttttttttttcaaagtgatcCCTACCgtccccttgggggcgttgagagctcctaggggggcggtgagctcaacttttaaatttggggggcgttggatgggctcggggggggggggggggcggtgaattcatttttaaattcatattttttttacaaataacagAACAACTTAGAATTGAAATGACAACGAGTATGTTCAATGCCCAACAATAAAACGATTTTGAAGAACTCTGAAAACCAAGTTATAGCCAGGGTAGGGACAATATCTGTAAACTTACAGAgttgagaaaaaagtttttgtctCTGTAAGTCACAACCACagaccatttttttcaattgagacAGATTTCAGTAAATTGATcaggttttgtaaatttattttgggtTGAACTAAAAAGCAAACATTTTGGATGGCTAtgaatgaaaatctttaaaatgtattgtcttaaataattgaaaaaaaaatcttccgaatGGAATCTGTGTTATTTAAAAGGCGTCACAGATTTgttcatagattttttaaatgaaaaagaaGGGTGCTAACAAGACCAAGGAACTTTTATTCATAGTTCTGATTTGTAGGTTTTTAGTTCAATcgataataaaatgaaattaaacatcaaaagttattcgatttCCACTAAATTGTCGGAATTAAGTTGTTGGaacttatttataaattttagacTCGAGGAAGAAACAGTATTCAAGTTAAGTCTACAATTgtcataaataaaagttttaactattttatatcaagaaaaaatactaTGTATTTCTTATGCTATTTCTCCGAATTAATAGTAACTATTTTGTGCATAATGAAAGGCAAATTTAATAAGTAAAGAACCCTGTATACCAAAACTAAGATTGGTGGTTTGTTattagattattatttttaatgctAACTCTTTTGATTCATTTGGTGGGAAAAAATGGTTCaacatttatgattttgatacacattgattgtttacaaatttaGCTATTGACCTGATTGCgacgattttcaaaaacatgttttgctcattttataAATCGAGAAGTtgataaaaatcccaaatgaGAAATATGCTAAATTGATTGTACACCTTTTATttaacctgattttttttttgtgtaaacaagaaaaatgtggataagtgaagtttttttttgtcagtgtttCATGTCAACACCCAGCAGCTTCTTGGgcagtgtttgtttttgtttttttgctgaatttcgaAGAGTTGTGATCAAAATGGCAAATAAGCACAAGGAAACGGACATTGCGACGCGATCGTTGATAATAAGTATGTGTTGTCGCGGAAGGTCATTGCGGGAAATAACAGAATCTATCGAGAAAACCCACTGTACAATGCAGTAATCATCAAAAAGTGGAAATATGAAGGAACCGTGAAAAATATTGCTGGAAGAGGACGAACACGCATCTTAACTCCTACAGATGAACGGGTAATTGTGCGAACTCTGAAAAAGGAAACCTAAAACAAGTATCCCGAAATTGACCACTGGAGTCGCTGGGACCATCGGAAGATCTTTCAGCACAGATACTGTCCGGAGGGTAACGCACAGAAGCGGTTTGAGAAGTCGTGTATCCCGTAAGAAGCCCTTTATCTCAAcggtaaatatgaaaaaacgaCTGAAATTTGTTAAGGTTTATGTTAATAAGCCTAAAGAGTTCTGGAACAATGTTCTATATACcgacgaaacaaaaataaaccttttcGGATCGTATAGacagtaagagcaagttcactggtgttgggaaaaggtggtagaaattttgacattttgaaaattttaccatgcaagaatgttttcaagatcttggggcgttgtatttttttacaacactgtttccaTTTCAGCCGtatatgatagaaatattgctatttttgcatcacagcatgcgtaaatacaacacgtgttgtaaaaaaactagaaggccacagatcttgaaaatgtttttgcatgtcaaaattttcaaaatgtaccgtaagtgtcgaaatttttaccactttttcccaacaccagtgaatttgCTCTAAATTGTGCGGAAAAAACCTGGAATGGAGCTCCAGCCCACGAACAATCAGATGTTGTGGGGTTCAATGTCGGCCTCTTTACTTGGAACCATGGAATCTGAAGGGATGCAAATTTATTCTTGAACACGCAAATACAAGCCCCTTTCGTTTTCGGCAACACGCTCGagaattttgtgttgccaaaatcgaacagttttttcataattttttttctcttagctatcaattaaaataaaccattgttattattaataactaaacttttcatcatttttgtgttatttttttggcaacatccgaatttggcacatgtgccaaaatcgaacggttttcagatatgataaaaatttaaaaaaaacattctaaacataacaaaaaaaaaagttctaaatgtgtctacaacatgataaaaaatatcaaattgtctcggcaacaaattttgttccggaGATCATCAGAATATGTTcttacaaaatacaaattatttcTCCCATAAAACACAATACATTATCTTTGTAACTctacacaaaaacacaaatacaTACAAACCAAGAAGGTATAAATATAACACACAAATTTTGTACAAGAACTCTTGAATTATAATTGTCACTCTAAAACCACGCGTTTTTACTACGTCGTACCGGAATTTCACTAAGCTAAGTCCCaaattaagtttaagttttctGAGACTTACAATTACGGGAACCATCAATTTCCCAGTAAATTCGTCGTTTACAGTGCGCGGATATTGTCGCTAACATTCTGGTGCCGAAACCCGGGAAGAAATTCCCAAAAATTGTGCTGGAAGAGCAACCACGTGTAGTGAAGTTACGGTTCCTCATAATCCTAGCCCGAACTTACCAATTGTCGTCGGTGCTAGTTCTTTATTCGATACCGTTGATTAATTCGCGATAGGATTGCAAGAATTCAGCTTAGTGTTGCTGCCACtgtaaaattgtgaaatttcgTGAAAAAAGTGGTTAACAGAGTGATATTGGCTCACAAAATGGCTCCGTCAAAGAAAGTCGTGAAAAAGAATACGTTGCCATTAGAAACGCTGATTCGCAGAAGAAATAATATTCTTGGATCTGCTAAATTGATGGAACAAGCAAATCAAGTTCCAGTGCGAATCGAGCGTTTAGATGAGCTATGGGATCGCTTCGAAAGCGTCCAGGAAGAAATCGAGCTAATGGAAGGTGAAGAAGAAGTGTTCGCAGAATCTCGACAAACATTTCAGACTCTGTACTATGAGCTGAAAGCATCTCTCAATAGTAAAATTCCGAGATCTGCATCACCTGTCCTTAGCCGAAGAATTCCCGAAAGTGTTGTGCCCCCTGTGAACCCCACTCTGTCCGTGAAACTTCCTGAACTAAAACTCCCTGAATTCCACGGGAATCCCGAAGAATGGATCGAGTCCAGAGATCTTTTCAACTCAGTTATCCATATGAACAATCTGATATCTCCTGTGCAAAAATTGCACTATTTGCGTGGTTCCTTGAAGGGTGAAGCCTCTCGTATCATATCCTCAATCGCGATCTCTGCCGACAATTACGCGATTGCGTGGAAAGCTATTTGTGATCGATACGAGAACAAAAACTTTCTCATCAAGCGTCATATGTCAGCCATTTTGAAAATCCCCGCAATTAGGCGGGAATCTGCCGTTGGGTTGGCTGAGCTAGCTGATGAGTTCAACCGACACGTGGGAATTCTCGATAAGTTGGAGCAGTCTAGTGAACACTGGAACTCATTCCTCGTTGAGCATTTGAGTACCTTACTCGATGAAAAGTCCCTTATGGAGTGGGAAACACAGTGCCAAGAACAGGAATCTCCCACTTACTCCCAGTTGTATGAGTTCATCCATAAGAGGTCTCGAATGCTCCAAAAGTGCAAAGTGTTAACCAACACGAACACAAGTGTGCAAATGAAGAACACTAGAGGAAAACCCTCTGCATCTCATGTCGTGTCGGAAAATGTTGTGAAGTGCCTAAGTTGTAAGCAGGCACATCAACTCTCGCAGTGCCCCACTTTTCTCAAGCTTACTCCGAACTCTCGCCTAGACTTTATCAAAACCCATCGTCTTTGTATCAATTGCTTGAGAAGTGGGCACTTAGCGAAAGACTGTCGCAGTAGTGTGTGTAGAAGTTGTGCCAAAAAACATCATACATTGCTTTATCTCCCCCCTCGAAACTTTAACGGCACAACTTCTGAAGAATTAACTGAAAGTGAAACTCCACAAACCTGCATAGCTGTGTCGACTGCTGCGACTACCAACACGTCATCAGCACAATCGTTCTCGGTATCGCGAGCACCGCCGGTGGTGCGATCGTGTCCGTCAAATTCGTCGTCGCCGGTTACCCACACCCGATCGAGTGGTGAATCGTCGTTTGGGTTGCTCTCACGGTCGGGAGAGCAGGTTGTCGAATGCCCTCCTCTCGCGTCGCAGCAATATTCGTCGTCATTCGAAAATGAACCACCTTCCCCCCAAGAACAGCCCACATCACTCACACAAGTCACTTCGCCGGAAAATGCCACTATATTCCTATCTACCGCTCTGGTGCGAATATTGGATCGCCACGGTAATTATCATCTCGCACGCGCTTTACTCGATAGTGGATcgcaatcaaattttatttccgaATCGTTATGCCAACGTTTGGATTTGAAGCGCAACAAAATCAACTTACCCATCTGCGGTATCGGACAAGCAACAGTTAATGTCCATTATAAAGTACATGCAAAAATCACTTCTCGCTTCAATCAAACCGAATTTACACTCGACTGTCTCGTTTTGCCCAAACTAACGGTTTGTTTGCCCAGTCGGAACGTTAATATTTTTGACTGGAAAATTCCTCGTAACATTTCTCTCGCTGATCCGAAATTCAATATTACCCACGGAATCGATCTATTAATTGGCGCTGAACTGTTCTTCTCGCTTCTCGAATCACACCAAATCCTCCTTGGCGTAGGACTGCCATTGTTACAGCGCACAGTTCTGGGGTATGTAGTGTCCGGAAAATCAATTTCCCAATCCGTGAACACATCGATATGCAACACCGCCATAATGCAGCCACCGGACTTAAACGAACAACTCGAACGATTTTGGCAAGTGGACAATTTCGACGTCGGAAAAGCGTTAACCGCGGATGAAAAGGAGGTAGAAACGCACTTcgaaaaaacgttttcgcgGAGTGACGACGGCCGATATGTGGTTCGACTACCTCTTCGCGAAGAACTAGTTCCATTGTTGGGTGACTCATACAGCACAGCTGTTCGTCGTTTTTTGCTATTGGAGAAGAGGCTGTCAGCTGATCAGCAATTGCGAGAAGATTACGAGAAGTTTATGCAGGAGTATGTGATGTTGGGCCATATGGAAGTGTGCCGTCGCGTCGCGGGCCCGCAGTTCTTTCTTCCGCACCATGCAGTGCGACGCCCTGATAATACCACCACCAAAACACGAGTCGTGTTCGATGCTAGCTGCAAGGCATCGGGTCAGCTGTCCCTGAACGACGTTCTCCACACAGGTCCGACGGTACAACCGGCTCTTCTATCTACAGTTCTCAACTTTCGAAAGCCGAAGTATGTCTTTACAGCAGACatagaaaaaatgtttcgccaagTATGGGTGCATCCAGACGATCGAAAATATCAACAGATCATTTGGCGAAAAGATCCCTCCTTACCCCTCCAAGTCTACCAACTCAAGACTGTAACATACGGTCTAGCCAGTTCACCGTATCATGCGGCGCGCGTTCTCAACCAGCTTGCCACCGATTATCATCATGATTACCCCCTCGCCTCCTCAATTGTAAAGCATCGAACGTACGTGGATGATACATTAGCCGGATATGATGATTTAGCCGAAGCAACCGAAGCCTGTCGTCAACTTGTGGAGATGCTGAAAATAGCTGGTTTTACTTTGCGCAAGTGGTGTAGCAATCAACCAAAGGTTCTCGAAAATGTCCCCGAAGAACTTTGGAATCATTCGTCGCAGACCGAGATCGGTCGgtccacaacaacaacaaaaactctTGGCCTTTTGTGGAACCCCCAAACAGATACATTCAGCTTTAAAATTCCGTCGCTGTGTACCGCCAACCCAGTTACGAAACGTGTGGTAGTATCCGAAATGTCGCAATTGTATGACCCCATGGGTCTCGTCGGGCCTGTAGTAGTCAGCTGTAAAGTGTTCGTGCAACGACTATGGGCTGCAAGTGTCGAGTGGGATGCTCCACTTTCCGAAGACGATCGCTCCTGGTGGAATGAATTTCGTGATGGTATACAAGATC
It includes:
- the LOC129742367 gene encoding uncharacterized protein LOC129742367; translated protein: MAPSKKVVKKNTLPLETLIRRRNNILGSAKLMEQANQVPVRIERLDELWDRFESVQEEIELMEGEEEVFAESRQTFQTLYYELKASLNSKIPRSASPVLSRRIPESVVPPVNPTLSVKLPELKLPEFHGNPEEWIESRDLFNSVIHMNNLISPVQKLHYLRGSLKGEASRIISSIAISADNYAIAWKAICDRYENKNFLIKRHMSAILKIPAIRRESAVGLAELADEFNRHVGILDKLEQSSEHWNSFLVEHLSTLLDEKSLMEWETQCQEQESPTYSQLYEFIHKRSRMLQKCKVLTNTNTSVQMKNTRGKPSASHVVSENVVKCLSCKQAHQLSQCPTFLKLTPNSRLDFIKTHRLCINCLRSGHLAKDCRSSVCRSCAKKHHTLLYLPPRNFNGTTSEELTESETPQTCIAVSTAATTNTSSAQSFSVSRAPPVVRSCPSNSSSPVTHTRSSGESSFGLLSRSGEQVVECPPLASQQYSSSFENEPPSPQEQPTSLTQVTSPENATIFLSTALVRILDRHGNYHLARALLDSGSQSNFISESLCQRLDLKRNKINLPICGIGQATVNVHYKVHAKITSRFNQTEFTLDCLVLPKLTVCLPSRNVNIFDWKIPRNISLADPKFNITHGIDLLIGAELFFSLLESHQILLGVGLPLLQRTVLGYVVSGKSISQSVNTSICNTAIMQPPDLNEQLERFWQVDNFDVGKALTADEKEVETHFEKTFSRSDDGRYVVRLPLREELVPLLGDSYSTAVRRFLLLEKRLSADQQLREDYEKFMQEYVMLGHMEVCRRVAGPQFFLPHHAVRRPDNTTTKTRVVFDASCKASGQLSLNDVLHTGPTVQPALLSTVLNFRKPKYVFTADIEKMFRQVWVHPDDRKYQQIIWRKDPSLPLQVYQLKTVTYGLASSPYHAARVLNQLATDYHHDYPLASSIVKHRTYVDDTLAGYDDLAEATEACRQLVEMLKIAGFTLRKWCSNQPKVLENVPEELWNHSSQTEIGRSTTTTKTLGLLWNPQTDTFSFKIPSLCTANPVTKRVVVSEMSQLYDPMGLVGPVVVSCKVFVQRLWAASVEWDAPLSEDDRSWWNEFRDGIQDLQRLSIPRRVLANVDNEFTLHCFCDASERAYGCCVYVVSKGSDDRTHSQLLIPQSRVAPLRNLTIPRLELCAAVLASQMMEKLRTTTEFDGPTVFWSDSTVVLHWIRSPPPDWKPFVSNRIAEIQRSTKNSQWRHIRTDVNPADILSRGAWPSQILDNDLWWHGTDFLVAAPEFWPPVLPTSNLQSVDRDEMNIEKRQRYTTDKQTGHSFSILCKLLWKLGNVANRVHCIRIKDF